One genomic segment of Helicoverpa zea isolate HzStark_Cry1AcR chromosome 22, ilHelZeax1.1, whole genome shotgun sequence includes these proteins:
- the LOC124641438 gene encoding uncharacterized protein K02A2.6-like produces MANILPTPEKLDLEGDNAVVALRWEKWKRSLSIYLDASGISEALKKRATLLLLGGSGLQEIIYNIPGAYVVGEANTDVYKTAIEKLDAYFLPKQNRIFERHVFRQIKQEEGEKFEKFVIRLRQQAEKCKFTSPDEHLIDQIVEKCSSSELRKKILTLGDDVTLDKIIKEANTLEIVGHQLEEYGQKNTINEINAVRSTTSKFTDRKYRSDRQTSRNNMGSGQGTKECGRCGYREHTRANQACPAKGKQCNSCNKIGHFSSMCRSIPKKRKNEDNEESYNRKSQIKRSKNEVNTVETEEPSNKSKGEGIYYIFNLNDDAVIECEMGGVKLNVLIDSGCNLNVVTDKTWNKLKDEKIKICNEVKGTKKTLYAYGSKVPLDVKGTFDTAIRVNKKTEPATVYVINNGTRDLLGKETAIKLGVLKLGVEVNTVEQKYKPFPKFKDVLVEIPVNKKCQPVSQPYRRIPIPIEEKVENKIKELLDSDIIEEVHGPSPWISPVVPVLKDDNDLRLCVDMRRANEAILRENHPLPCMDTLLTKIRKAKWFSRLDIKNAFHQVEIHPNSRYLTTFITAKGLYRYKRLMFGITCAPELFQKIMERMLTGLDGIINFIDDILIFGVDENN; encoded by the coding sequence ATGGCGAACATCCTTCCAACCCCAGAAAAGCTCGACCTCGAGGGAGACAATGCGGTGGTGGCCTTACGTTGGGAAAAGTGGAAAAGGTCGCTAAGTATTTACTTAGATGCATCAGGAATAAGTGAAGCTTTAAAAAAACGAGCAACCTTACTGTTATTAGGAGGATCTGGACTACaagaaataatttacaatatacCAGGAGCATACGTTGTTGGAGAAGCAAACACTGACGTTTACAAAACTGCAATTGAGAAACTTGATGCCTACTTCTTGCCTAAACAGAACAGAATATTTGAGAGACATGTTTTTCGTCAGATAAAACAGGAAGAAGGAGAGAAGTTCGAAAAATTTGTAATTAGATTAAGACAACAAGCAGAAAAGTGTAAGTTTACGAGCCCAGATGAACACTTGATTGATCAAATAGTAGAAAAATGTTCTTCGTCagaattacggaaaaaaatactaacattaGGAGACGATGTCACCCTAGATAAAATCATAAAGGAAGCAAATACATTGGAGATTGTAGGACATCAACTAGAAGAATATGgacaaaaaaacacaataaacgAGATAAACGCAGTCAGAAGTACTACTAGTAAGTTCACGGATAGAAAATACAGAAGCGATAGACAAACATCCAGAAATAATATGGGAAGTGGACAAGGAACAAAGGAATGTGGTAGGTGTGGATACAGGGAACATACGCGAGCAAATCAGGCCTGTCCAGCAAAAGGAAAACAATGTAACTCATGTAACAAAATAGGTCATTTTAGTTCTATGTGTAGGTCTATACCAAAAAAACGGAAAAATGAAGATAATGAGGAGTCATATAATAGGAAAAGCCAAATAAAGCGAAGCAAGAATGAAGTGAATACAGTAGAAACGGAAGAACCAAGTAACAAATCAAAAGGTGAAGGGATTTATTATATCTTCAACTTGAATGATGACGCTGTAATAGAATGTGAAATGGGAGGTGTCAAATTGAATGTACTGATAGACTCTGGTTGTAATTTAAATGTAGTTACAGATAAAACCTGGAATAAGTTGaaggatgaaaaaataaaaatatgtaatgagGTTAAAGGaactaaaaaaacactataCGCATATGGAAGCAAAGTTCCACTAGATGTTAAGGGAACATTTGACACTGCTATAagagttaataaaaaaacagaaccAGCCACAGTCTATGTTATCAATAATGGCACGAGAGATTTACTGGGCAAAGAGACGGCTATTAAATTAGGAGTATTAAAGTTAGGAGTCGAGGTCAATACAGtcgaacaaaaatacaaacctTTTCCTAAATTCAAGGATGTTCTGGTCGAAATACCTGTCAATAAGAAATGCCAACCTGTATCACAGCCTTACCGAAGAATACCTATCCCAATTGAAGAAAAAGTTGAAAACAAGATAAAAGAGTTGTTGGATAGCGATATTATTGAAGAGGTACACGGCCCATCACCGTGGATTTCACCAGTTGTACCTGTACTAAAAGATGATAATGACCTACGTTTGTGCGTGGATATGAGACGCGCAAATGAAGCAATTCTAAGAGAAAACCATCCCCTACCCTGTATGGATACCctattaacaaaaataagaaaagccAAATGGTTTTCTAGATTAGATATAAAAAACGCGTTCCACCAAGTGGAAATTCATCCGAATTCTAGATACCTCACTACGTTTATTACGGCCAAAGGGTTATATAGGTACAAGCGATTGATGTTTGGAATTACGTGCGCGCCAGAGttattccaaaaaataatggagAGGATGCTGACTGGATTAGACGgtatcattaattttatagatGACATTTTGATATTCGGCGTAgatgaaaataattaa